The sequence GCGCTTGAGGTTCTCCTTGGTGTCGCGGCCTTTCTGGTGGCCGAGCACGACGCATTTCCTGTCACCCAGCATCGCGAATCCACCGGGCATCGAGGCATCATCCCCGATGTGGCGGTCGCCATGGAGTTCGGAAAAATCCGAGAATGCCAGTGAGACGTAATCGAGCATGAACGGGCGCTGGGTGTGGCGGGCGATCTGGACGCGCTGCCACGGGGTGAGGTTTTCGTAGATCGCTGAGCGGGTTTCGGCGAGCTTGCGTTCCATCATGGCGATTTCATCCGACAAGTCGAGATCCTGCGCGCTGGACTTCGCACGGAGCCTTTCCAACTCCTTTTCAAGCTCTGCGGCGGGTTTTTCGAATTCGAGGAGTTGCATGCGTTCGCGGGAGTTGGTGGTGAGGGCGATGCGCAAGTCTAAATGCCCGCATCACGGGTGTGGAGTCATTTTTTCGGGTTGCGGATCTCCACCTCGTTGCCGGTTCGGGTGAGCAGGAAAAGCTCCTCGATGTCCGCCTCGCCGAGGAAAATCCCAAGTGGCGGGCTCTCGTCGGATTCGTCGTAGGGAAAGATCTGGAGGGGAGGGCTCTTGAGTTGGATCGATTTCGAGGTGGCGCGGTAGTTCTTTTCGGTGGGCGGGACGGCCCTGCCGTCGAGCGTGGCCCTGCGCGATGCGATCACGGTTTTGCCGGCGGAGGGCGCGGAGCCGTTGAGCTTCAGTATGGGATACTCGCAGACAAACTTCGCCCCGTCCCAGAGGGAGACGGCCTTTCTCTGCGGCTCGATGAGGACGCGGAAATTGAGCGGCATGAGCTGGAATTCGTCGCCGGGCTGGAGATCCTTGAGGCTCATCATGCCGTTGAGGTGCATGATCATGTCGAGGGATGTGTCGCTGCGGCCTGCAATGGCGAAGTAGGAGTCGCCGCGCTTCACCTCATACTCGGTTTTTCCCTCCGTGAAATGGCTGGCCAGGATCTCATCGAGGTTCATCTGGCCGACGATGCGGCGGGCGGTGGGGGCGGCGGGGGAGGATGGGAAGACGTTGACGATGGCGAGCAGTTTTTCGCGGCCTTCGGCGATTTTCCCCAATGCGATGAGTTCGTGGGCTTTCTGGAAGGCGCGGTCTCCAGGCTCGAAATCCGGCATCTCCGCCGCATCCAGGATTTTCGCGAAATCCTCCTCCTTGGTGACCCGCAGCACGGTGCCGGCCTCCGGGATGATCCTCTCAAAGATCCCGCCAAGCGGCTTGACGGTGATGTGGTAGGCGAGCATTCCGGTGAACGTCACCACGCCCGCAACCGCAAGGCCGGCGATGATCTTGATGATGAGCCAGATTTTCACGCGAAAAACTCAAGGTTCGGAAATTCAACCCAATGGATGCGGCCTCGCCTAGATGAGACCCTTGCGCTTCAGGTCGAAGGCGTTGATCTGGTGGGAGCGCAGTATCATCTCGAAGGAGAACTTGAGGATGGAGATTTCCCATGTGTCATCGACCCCCTCAATGATGGCGCGGGCGGGATTCCCGGTGCGGCGGATGTCTTCCAGCACGCGTTCGCGGACGGTTTCCAGGGAGTCATGGATCAGCTCCTCGTTCACCGCTCCGCGCCTGAAGCGGAAGCCATATTGCAGGAAGGCGAGGTCGCGCCCCTGTTCCCTGAATTTCTCCACCATCGCATCGAAGCGCGCGCGGGCGTTCTCATCGAAGCCCTCCAGCTCGATGCCCCGGTAAGGCTCCGGGCGGAGGATGCGCGGCTTCATCGCCTCCACCTCCCCGGTGCGGATGCGCACCTTGCCCACCTGATCCATCGGCTCGCTGAGCAGCTGGAACTCGAAACGGGTCTCTCCGAAGGTCTGGATGCGGTGATCCGGCTCATGGAGCACACGGGTCGTCTCCATGGCGTATTGGATGTCGTCTTGGCTGGGCACTTTGGGAAAAAGCTGGGATGCAGGGGCGGAACCGCCGAAAGGGGATCGCGATCCGCGTGGCCGGATTATGCGCCGGATCTCGCAGGATTGCAAAGAAAAGGGCGGGAACCTTCCGGTACCCACCCTTTCTGGTGAAAATGAAAGCCTGGTGGCTCAGCCTTTTTTGCTGGTGATGAAAGAAACCACATCGCTGACGGCCTGCAGTTTCTCCGCCTCATCGTCCGGCACCTCGACATCGAATTCCTCCTCTAGTGCCATGACAAGCTCGACGGTGTCGAGGGAGTCCGCGCCGAGATCCTCGACGAATTTCGCTTCCGGTGTGACCTGGTCGGCGCTGACGCCCAGTTGGTCCACGATGATATCCTTTACCCGTTCTTCGATCGATTTGTCTGACATAATTGGTGAGTGGTTGTGTGTGTTGGTGGTTGGAAACGCTTACCGCTTGCGGACGCAGCATGGCAACAATGAAAAATTGGAAAAGGGGAAAAGCGCCACAAAGCGAAGATTCTAAGTGCCTTCCGCCGGTGCTTCCGGCTCTTCCTCCGGGGCGACAACGGTGTATTCGATGATTTCCCCGGAAAAATTCGCCCGGATCCGGGCCATGAGCTTTTCCGCAGGCTCGCCCTGATCCTTCTTGAAGCCGCCGTAGGTGAGTCCGTCAATCCTGGCGCTCCCCCGCCCGGAGCCGCCTTCATACTGGATCATCGCGATGCCCTTGGTGTCCCATTTCCGCAGGTCGAGCGTTTTCATCTCCGCATACGGGATGCGCTTGCCGTTTGCGCTCACAAGCGCCTCGCCATCCGCGGTCAGGGAGCGGCGGGAGGTGCGAATCAGGAAAAAGAGAGCGCCGAGGGCGAGCCCGAGGCAGATGTAGAAAACGATGATCTGCTCGCGGATTTTCCCGGCATCGAAGGGCTGCTCCTTCACTTTCTCGCTCATCCGGTTCTCGCCTGAATACTCCTGCCACAGGAGGTTGTGCTGTAGCGGCTTGACCTTTTCGTAGTCCGTCAGCACGGGCGGCCATGGCATGGGCAGCTCCGTGTCCGCGGGGATGAGCGATCTGTCCTTCGGGAAATCGACGCTCTGCTTTTCCGCGTATTCCTTCCAGCCCTCTTCCGTCAGATCGCCCTTCGCATTCATCTCGGAAAACTTGGCGGTGGCCTTCGGGAAGGTTGCGTGGAGGTAGTATTCCAGGTTTTTCTCACGGTATCCGGTGGTGCCGTCTATGTAAAAAAGCACGGCGAACACGCTGAACATCGCCAGCATCGCTCCGGCGCGGAGTGTGAACCAGGGGGTGGGTTTGCAGACGATCTGCTCCGGGGCATTCATAGGCTGGGTCTAGGGAAAGCTGTGGGTCGGGGAAATGCAAGCCGCATCCGGCCTACACCGGTCAGTCCGCCCAGCGCTCCGCCAGCCATTTGTCCAGCAAGCCCGGCCATTGCGCAAGCGGCCCCTTGCCGTTCAGGCCGTAGCCGTGGCCCCCTTTCTCGAACATGTGCAGGGCGACGGGAACCTTGTTCTCCTTGCAGGCGGTGGCGAAGCGCAGGCTGTTGCGGCAGTCCACGCCGTCATCCGAGGTGGTCAGCAGGAATACCGGCGGGCTGTCCTTGGCCACCGCCTTTTCGGTGGAAAGCCTCTCCAGCAGCTCCGGCGCGGCGTTTTCCCCGGCGAGGTTCTTCCGCGAGCCGCTGTGGCCGATCCCGTCCATGGTGATCACCGGGTAGCAGAGGATCGCGAAATCAGGACGGGCGGAAAGCTTGTCGGTTTCATCCGATCTCTCTTCGGGAAAGGTGTCGGCGAAACGGGTCGCACACAGCGAGGCGAGGTGGCCTCCGGCCGAGGAGCCCATCACGCCGATCCGCTCCGGCATGATGTTCCATTCCGCCGCATTGGCGCGGACGGTACGGATCGCGCGGCGGGCATCGAGGAAGGGCACCGGATATTGGTAGCCGAGGCCGGCACCGACGCGGTATTTCACCACAATGCCCGCTATGCCCCGCTCGTTGAGCCACTTCGCGTATGCATGGCCCTCGTGCTCCATGGCGAGGATGCCGTACCCCCCGCCCGGGAAAATCACCGCCGCCGCCCCGTTGGCCTTTTCCTTCGGTGGCAGGTGCACCCAATACTGCGGCACCTCGATCATTTTCATCCGCCCGCCCTCGTAGGTGGACTCGGTTCCGGCAGGTGGCCGCACGGCACCGGGCGCTGCACCGGGCCACAGGTTTTCCCACTCCGCGCGGAGCAGGGGCGAGAGCAAAACGGCGAAGATCAGGATTCTCATGGGGATCACTTTTTCAGTTCGAAGGCGCGGGATGACGAGGCCTCCGCTCCGGGGAAATCCTTAGGGACTTCCTGCGTGACCTTGCCGGTCGCCGCCCATTCGCTGCCGCGCTGGAGCGTGACGATGAATCCGACGCTCTCAAGCGCCTCCGTGTCATGTCCCAGCGTGGTGTGGAAAACCCGGCCTTTCCCGTAATCGATCACCATCAGCATCGGCTCGTTGCGACCGGCTTCCTTCAGCGCCGGGGTGTCGGCTGCGGTCGCAAGGATGGTCATGTTTTCCGCCGGGCCGCGCAGCATGGAATAGCATTCGTCCTTCGCATGCATCCAGAAATCCGGGACACCCCTCGTGATCGGGTGCTCCTTGTCCCGCATCGTGATGAGAAATTCGCTTTGCGGGCCGTGCGTGCCGCATTTGCCCGGCCCATCGTCGCGGACAACCTTGCCATCCGCATCGTAATACACATACGGGCCGGACTTCTCGTTGCGCCCGCCCCACCCGCCCAGGCCGATCATCCTGTTGAACTCCACCCAGTTCCCCCAGCTGTTGTTCGCCGCATGCACCACCACCAGGCCGCCGCCCGCCTTCATGTAATCCTCCAGTGCCAGCCTGGTCTTCTCCGGCCAATCCGCCGCGCCGAACCCGAAGTTGCTCACCACGACATCGTATCCGGAGAAATCGGGTGCGAAATCAGGATCGGGCATTGGCTTTTCCATCCCTTCCGATTCCCCGGCGCCCGCGAGCGGCAGCCATTTTTCCTCGCGCTTGAAATTCGAGATGAACTTCGTCCTCGCAACATCCACCTCGAACAGGCCAGTGTCCGCCAGATATTGCTTCATCATCACCGTCGCCTTCGGCCAGACCGCGTGGTTGTTTTGCCCATCGACGATCAGCGCCTTGAGTTTCTCCGCAGCGGTCGCTGGGAGCGCTAGGAGGACGACGGCGGGCAGCGCAAGGAAAGTCTGTTTCATGGGCTCAGCATACGGCCCTGGGACTGGGCTTCGATCAAAAAGTCGCGCTCCGTGCGACGTTCAAGCCGATGCTTCGGATCCGCTCCAGAGGCCGGATTCGCAAGCCCCCGCTGATTCGTCTTGGTTTATAAGGGATGGGGCCCGGTATCCCACCTGAAACCACTTTCCCGCCCCCATCGGTTGTTTCCGGCTCTCCATCAGGCTCGCTTGGGCGATGGAGCCCTCATTACTCGCGAAAATGTCGCCTGGTCGTTCAGAAAGGCCAGAACCGGATACGAGTGCCTTTCCTCGGATTCGGCTCATCGAAAAAAAACCAGCGCTTGCCCCCCTTCCTGGGGAACAACCCTACCTGTAAGCTTCCCTTGCCGTGAGACAGGCTGAAAGTAGAGGATTCGGGTCGCAACCAGAGACACCGAACCATGAAGAAGAGCAAATTCACGGCGAGCCAGATCGTGGCGATCCTCAAGGAGGCCGATGCCGGGATGAAAGTCGCCGATGTCTGCCGCAAGCACGGCATTTGCGGGATGGAATGAAGGGGAATCAGTCCCGCCATGTCGCTTCGCTCCATTGCCAGCCGACCTGCTACAACTGGAAGAGCAAATACGGAGGCCTCGGGGTCTCCGAACTCAAGCGCATCAGGGAACTCGAGGCCGAGCACTCCAAGCTCAAGCGCATGTATGCGGATCTCGCCATGGAGAACGATGCCTTGAAGGAGCTGATCGAAAAAAAGCTCTGAGGCCGGTCGAACGCCGGGAGGCGGTCGGCTGGCTCGTCGGAGAGCGTTCGATGCCCGTGTCACGCGCCTGCCGTGCCATGAAGCTCGGGCGTGCGCGGTTCTACCGTCCGCAGCGCGACGGTGCCGCGCACGACGCACCCGTCATCTCCCGGCTCAACGAGATTGTCGCGAAACACGGGCGCTGGGGCTTCTGGAAATGCTTCCACTGGATGCGCCTCAAGGGCGAGACCTGCATCCACAAGCGCGTTTGGAGGGTTTGCAAATCCATGAAGCTCAACCTTCCCAGGCGAGCCAAGAGGAGGCTGCCGGCTCGCGTCAGGGAACCGCTCAGCGCTCCGCCGCAGGCGGATCTCCAGTGGTCGATGGACTTCATGCACGACACTCTTTATCACGGCAAACGCTTCCGGACGATCAACGTCCTCGACGAGGGCATCCGCGAAGTCCTCGCCATCGACATCGTAATATTCCATCGTAATATTCCCATCGTAATATTCCAGGAAAACTGAAAGAAAACCTTTGACTGCTTGGAAAATCCGGGCAGGATGGGGGTATGTCAGGCAAGAAAGGAACGAAGCGTTGGCTCACTCCGTGGGCGGAATCCGAGGAAAGGCCGTCCGTATACCACCTTACGTCTCGCGTGGTTGATCGGCGGTTCGTGTTCGGTGATGAGGAGCGGGGGAAATTCCGCATGTTCATGCGGATGATGGAGAGCTTCAGCGGCTGCCGGGTGCTTTCCTACTGTGTGATGTCGAACCATTTCCATATCCTGCTTGAGGTTCCGCCGATGCCGAAGGGCGGGCTGAGCGATGCGGAGCTTCTCAGGAGGCTTGGCGTTCTCTACGGCGAGAATTTCGTGAAAAGCGTGGCCGATGAGCTTGCCGCGGCGCGGGCGGAAGGCGATGGCGAAGGGGGGAACGCGTATCCGGTTGCTGGGATCCACGGACGTTTCACGCCCAGGATGCATGATTTGAGCGATTTCATGAAGACTCTCTTGCAGAGATTCACCCGTTGGTTCAACCGCACGCACAACCGCACGGGAACGCTTTGGGAGGATCGTTTCAAGAGCGTGATCGTGGAGAGCGGAACGGCGGCAAGGACGATCGCGGCCTACATCGACCTGAATCCGGTTCGTGCCGGGATGGTTTCCGATCCTGCGGATTACCGCTGGAGCAGCTACGGCGAGGCGGTGGGCGGTGGCGCGAAAGGCAACGGGAAGAAGGCGCGCGAAGGGCTTGTGCGAGCCTGTATTAGCCACAAGGGCGCGGGTTTTGAGGCGGAGAGATGGAAGGATGTTTCAAGGATCTACCGCCGTGCGATGGGCATGGCGCTGGGACGGAAAAGCGGGATGACGGATGTTGGCAAGGCGCAACACGCGACCAAGAACGAGGAAGAGATGCTTGCGTCGAAAGACAACCAGACGGTGCTGCCAGACCTCGGCATGGCCGGGATGTTGATGAAACGGGTGAGGTACTTCACAGACGGTGCGGTGATCGGGAGCAAGGAGTTCGTGAACGAGGCCTTCGCGGGGGCGCGGGATCGGTTTTCCAAGAGGAGGAAGGATGGAGCGCGACGAATGCGCGGCAGCGGCGCGGCGGCGAAGGGGGTGCTCTGGAGCGTGCGGGATTTGCGGGTGGGCGTCGGTTGAACTTCCCGTATCACGAAAATTGGATCAGAGCTGCCTCATGGCAACATCCTGAGTGAAATTTCGTAGGGAAATAGTAGGGCTTTCCCGTTAGCTCGGGGCATTTTGCGGGATAGGTAGGAGGGTTCATGGCCAGGCCGATTCGATTCAAATATCCGGGTGCTTGGTAACACATCATGGTAACGCGGCGATTGGGGGCGCTTTTCGAGGACGCCGCCTACCGGGAGGCTTTTATCGCCGGTGTGGGCGGGGGGGGGTAAATCGGAGCGTTCCCGCCATGTTCGGTCATCTCGGCGGGATGACGATGTGGTCGATGAGGCGGACATCGCCGTAGAAAACGGCGCAGGCGAGGACGGAGCGGCTGGTTAGGGTTTCTACGGGAAGAAGGGTTTCCGCATCGACGAGCGAGAGATAGTCGATGCGGGCGTGGGGCGAGGCCTCGATGGAGGCCCTTGCTGTTGCGAGCATGTCATGGGGAGATGTTTTTTCGGACGCCTTGCTGAGCGCCTTGCGGATGCGGGGTGCATCGGCGCGGTGTTCGGGGGTGAGCCTTGCGTTGCGTGATGACTTCGCTAGGCCGTCGTCGTCGCGGACGGTGGGGTGGGGGATGATTTCCACACCGAGGTCGAGGTCTCGGATCATGCGGCGGATGATGGCGAGCTGTTGGAAATCCTTTTCGCCAAAGACAGCGGCATCGCAGCGGGTGAGGTTGAAAAGTTTCAGGACAACGGTGCAGACCCCATCGAAGTGCCCGGGCCGTGTAGCTCCGCAGAGGTGCTTGGATAGGGATGACTCTATGACGGTGACCGAGCGATCGGGCGCATACATTCCGGAGGCTTTCGGTGCGAACACTATGTCCGCTCCCTGGCGCTCGCAGATGACCAGATCTGCGGCGAGGGCGCGGGGATAGCTTTCGAGGTCGCCGATGCGGTCGAACTGGATGGGGTTGACGAAGATGGAGACGATGACGGTGCCGGTTTGCCCCGCCTTTTCCCGTGCGAGGCTGATGAGGGAGGAGTGTCCCGGGTGGAGGGCGCCCATGGTTGGGACGAGGATGATGGGGCTTCCGCAATGAGGGAGCAGGTTGCGGAGTTCGGATGTGTTGGCGGCGGTCCTCATGGGGTTTCGGTGACACGGAGGATGGCGATGCCCTGGCGGATGTATTCAAGCATGGAGAGGATGATGAAAACCGATGCGATCAGACAGGGGTAGGCGGGCGGCAGATCCACCACTTGGAGCATCACCCAGGCGAGTACGACGAAGAGCGCGAAGGTGCAGGCTTTCCCGGTCCAATGCGGTTTGATGGCCACCTTTTTCCCTGCGGAATAGAGTATGCGGATCCCGGCAAGGATCACAACATCGCGCAAGACCACAATCCCGCAGAACCAGATCGGAAGCCCCCATCCGTCGGGGCCCCATTCGAGGAGGGTGAGAATGATGACGGCGCTGAAGACGAGCGCCTTGTCTGCGATGGGATCAAGGAATGCGCCGAGTTCCGAGATTTGGTTGAAATGGCGGGCGATCCAGCCATCGATCCCGTCGCTGGCGGCGGCGGCGATGAAGACGGCGAGCGCGGCGAGGCGGTATTCCTCCACGGGTGCTCCATTTCCGACGCTGAGGCCATAGGCGACGGCCAGCACGGCGAAGACCGGCACCAGAAACATCCGGAGGATGGTGATTTTCGTGGCGAAGGTCATGCCACGAGGCTATCAGGCGCTTCCGTGAAAGGGAACGAGGAAACGCGGCCTGTTCCTACCAGTTGATGTTTTGCCCGCGGGTGTCGATGTGGGTGAAGCTGGAGTAGCTCCCCACGCCGCCCTTGAAAAGTCCGCGGTCGCGCAGGCTGCGGGTGGCGGCGGTGACATTGCGGGCGGAGGTGTGGAACTGCACGTCCACGGCCACGTTTGCCTGGTGCCATGAGTGGGACTTCGCGCCGGAGCAGCGGGCGTTGTATTGCGGGCTGCGGTATGCGGAAACGATTTCCTTCACCCCGACGTTCATTTCCGAGGACACGCGGTCGATGACTTTGAGGGTGTATCCCATACGGGTCCACCACTGGCGGGGCGGAAGGCTGTTCCAGACGCCGCCGCGCTCCTTGGCGTGGGCCGCGATTACGTCCTGGGCGCTGATGTTGCGCATTTTCAGGGAATTCAGGTAGGCGGCGTATGCGTCCAGATTGCGACCCTGAAGCCGGACCCATTCCTCGGGGAATCCGCCGATGTTTTTGGTGGGAGCTGAGTTGCG comes from Akkermansiaceae bacterium and encodes:
- a CDS encoding pantoate--beta-alanine ligase — translated: MRTAANTSELRNLLPHCGSPIILVPTMGALHPGHSSLISLAREKAGQTGTVIVSIFVNPIQFDRIGDLESYPRALAADLVICERQGADIVFAPKASGMYAPDRSVTVIESSLSKHLCGATRPGHFDGVCTVVLKLFNLTRCDAAVFGEKDFQQLAIIRRMIRDLDLGVEIIPHPTVRDDDGLAKSSRNARLTPEHRADAPRIRKALSKASEKTSPHDMLATARASIEASPHARIDYLSLVDAETLLPVETLTSRSVLACAVFYGDVRLIDHIVIPPR
- a CDS encoding CDP-alcohol phosphatidyltransferase family protein, with translation MTFATKITILRMFLVPVFAVLAVAYGLSVGNGAPVEEYRLAALAVFIAAAASDGIDGWIARHFNQISELGAFLDPIADKALVFSAVIILTLLEWGPDGWGLPIWFCGIVVLRDVVILAGIRILYSAGKKVAIKPHWTGKACTFALFVVLAWVMLQVVDLPPAYPCLIASVFIILSMLEYIRQGIAILRVTETP
- a CDS encoding ThuA domain-containing protein, with the protein product MKQTFLALPAVVLLALPATAAEKLKALIVDGQNNHAVWPKATVMMKQYLADTGLFEVDVARTKFISNFKREEKWLPLAGAGESEGMEKPMPDPDFAPDFSGYDVVVSNFGFGAADWPEKTRLALEDYMKAGGGLVVVHAANNSWGNWVEFNRMIGLGGWGGRNEKSGPYVYYDADGKVVRDDGPGKCGTHGPQSEFLITMRDKEHPITRGVPDFWMHAKDECYSMLRGPAENMTILATAADTPALKEAGRNEPMLMVIDYGKGRVFHTTLGHDTEALESVGFIVTLQRGSEWAATGKVTQEVPKDFPGAEASSSRAFELKK
- a CDS encoding DUF882 domain-containing protein, whose amino-acid sequence is MTYPKAPTDLTPGNPSDSFTSRRKLIGTLGLAGAAFCSSSTQASAWFWEKKDDVPVVKVRTIPSDARMARNSAPTKNIGGFPEEWVRLQGRNLDAYAAYLNSLKMRNISAQDVIAAHAKERGGVWNSLPPRQWWTRMGYTLKVIDRVSSEMNVGVKEIVSAYRSPQYNARCSGAKSHSWHQANVAVDVQFHTSARNVTAATRSLRDRGLFKGGVGSYSSFTHIDTRGQNINW
- a CDS encoding alpha/beta hydrolase, encoding MRILIFAVLLSPLLRAEWENLWPGAAPGAVRPPAGTESTYEGGRMKMIEVPQYWVHLPPKEKANGAAAVIFPGGGYGILAMEHEGHAYAKWLNERGIAGIVVKYRVGAGLGYQYPVPFLDARRAIRTVRANAAEWNIMPERIGVMGSSAGGHLASLCATRFADTFPEERSDETDKLSARPDFAILCYPVITMDGIGHSGSRKNLAGENAAPELLERLSTEKAVAKDSPPVFLLTTSDDGVDCRNSLRFATACKENKVPVALHMFEKGGHGYGLNGKGPLAQWPGLLDKWLAERWAD
- the acpP gene encoding acyl carrier protein; the protein is MSDKSIEERVKDIIVDQLGVSADQVTPEAKFVEDLGADSLDTVELVMALEEEFDVEVPDDEAEKLQAVSDVVSFITSKKG
- a CDS encoding IS3 family transposase; this encodes MSRACRAMKLGRARFYRPQRDGAAHDAPVISRLNEIVAKHGRWGFWKCFHWMRLKGETCIHKRVWRVCKSMKLNLPRRAKRRLPARVREPLSAPPQADLQWSMDFMHDTLYHGKRFRTINVLDEGIREVLAIDIVIFHRNIPIVIFQEN
- a CDS encoding transposase — its product is MKKSKFTASQIVAILKEADAGMKVADVCRKHGICGME
- a CDS encoding LysM peptidoglycan-binding domain-containing protein; translated protein: MKIWLIIKIIAGLAVAGVVTFTGMLAYHITVKPLGGIFERIIPEAGTVLRVTKEEDFAKILDAAEMPDFEPGDRAFQKAHELIALGKIAEGREKLLAIVNVFPSSPAAPTARRIVGQMNLDEILASHFTEGKTEYEVKRGDSYFAIAGRSDTSLDMIMHLNGMMSLKDLQPGDEFQLMPLNFRVLIEPQRKAVSLWDGAKFVCEYPILKLNGSAPSAGKTVIASRRATLDGRAVPPTEKNYRATSKSIQLKSPPLQIFPYDESDESPPLGIFLGEADIEELFLLTRTGNEVEIRNPKK
- a CDS encoding transposase — encoded protein: MSGKKGTKRWLTPWAESEERPSVYHLTSRVVDRRFVFGDEERGKFRMFMRMMESFSGCRVLSYCVMSNHFHILLEVPPMPKGGLSDAELLRRLGVLYGENFVKSVADELAAARAEGDGEGGNAYPVAGIHGRFTPRMHDLSDFMKTLLQRFTRWFNRTHNRTGTLWEDRFKSVIVESGTAARTIAAYIDLNPVRAGMVSDPADYRWSSYGEAVGGGAKGNGKKAREGLVRACISHKGAGFEAERWKDVSRIYRRAMGMALGRKSGMTDVGKAQHATKNEEEMLASKDNQTVLPDLGMAGMLMKRVRYFTDGAVIGSKEFVNEAFAGARDRFSKRRKDGARRMRGSGAAAKGVLWSVRDLRVGVG